The genomic window ATTTATATTATCTCAATTATTATTGGCACTAGTTTTTATTATGCGAAACAAAAGGGAAGAATTGCCAGAGAACTTATTTTAAGCATATCAAATCTTTTTTATAATGCAAACGGAATAGTTGTCGAAATCTTACACTTTGGAATTATCTTTATCACAGCAGCATATACTACAAATTTAAAAAATTTTAAAAATTATCAATACTACATAGATAGCATAATCTTTTTATCATTATGGACAATAATAATTATATTAATAATAATTCCGATGATTAGCTATCGATTAACTAAAAATTTCAAATTATCATATAAGAACATACTAATATCCATCCAAAATATAATATTTGCTGGCTTAACAATGGATACTTATGTCCCCTATTCTGTCTTAATAGAAGATATTAAAAATGAAAGAATAAACATAAAAAAATCGATAATCACAAATATACCAATAATCAATTTTATTTCTAAATCTGGAACAATTTTTATCTCAACAATTTCATTTTTTATTATTTTAAAATCTTACTCTAGCTTGCCCATATCAATCTACGAAATAAGCTATATGAGCATATTAGCATTTCTCTTTATTTTTGCATTTCCACACATACCAAATAGTTTAATTTACATAATTACAATGCTATGCTCAACTTATACAAAAGGAATTGAGCTTAGCTACTCTAATATAATCCCAATACTTCCAATCTTAACATCTCTAGCTCTAATGATCGACTTCACCTCCAATATTGCAATAATGCAAATAGTAGATTTTAATGAATTACAAGATACTTAAAATTAATCTCTAAATGCACTCAATTAGTAAGATCTTGCGAATAAGACAAGATGCTTGGCTGCTGCATTGCAATAAATACAAGTCAAACCATTTAAAGGCCTATTTTGAAAATCCTCAGGAATGCACCGTATTGTAGCTTTTGTATCATTTTTAATGCTCTCTTCACAAACTTCACTCCCACACCATGAAGAGAGTACAAATCCTAAATGTTCATTGATACAAGTCTTAAAAATATCATAGTCATTCTCTTTAAATCCAATAATTTCTTTTGTATGCAAATTTCTAAACTCTAATGCCCTATTAAATAATTCACATTGCATAATATCAAGCTCATGGCGTATTTTAGATGACAACTCTTCAACTGATACTTGATACTTAGAGTTTTTATCTTTATCCCTTCTTGCAACAGTGACGCAGTTCATAAAAATATCATTAGAACCTATCTCTATTCGTATTGGAATTCCTTTAAGTTCCGCAGCAGCAAATCTAAAGCCTGGCGAATTTTTGACATCTCTATCAAGCTCAACTCTAAACTTTGCTTCTTTTAAAAGATTAAAAATAATAATCGAATATTCAAGAATCTTTTGATTAGCATCACCATCTCTTTTAAAAATAGGAACAATAATAATTTCAATTGGTGCTATTTTTGGTGGCAATATTAAACCCTTGTTATCAGAATGAACCATAATTAATGCTCCAATTAACCTAGTTGAAACTCCCCAACTAGTAGCAAAAACATAATCCATCTCACCTTTCTTATTCTGGAACTTAACATCAAAAGCCTTGGCAAAATTCAATCCCAAATAATGAGATGTACCTGCTTGTAAAGCTTTCTTATCTTGCATTAATGCTTCAATTGTGTAAGTAGAAACAGCACCTGCAAATTTTTCCCTTTCTGTCTTCTGCCCACAAAATACAGGAATAGCTAAGTAATCCTCAACAAACCTTTTATAAAGGTTTAAAATAAATAAAGTCTCCTCTAAAGCTTCCTTAGCAGTCTCATGGGCAGTATGCCCTTCTTGCCATAAAAACTCAGTAGTACGAAGAAATGGTCTTGTTCTTTTCTCCCAACGAATAATATTTGCCCATTGATTTATTTTAACAGGCAAATCCCTATAAGATTTTATCCATTTGCTATACATATTCCAAATAATTGTCTCAGAAGTAGGCCTTAAAACCAAAGGTTCTGCTAATTCTTCACCACCCGCAGTTGTTATAACAGCAAGTTCAGGTGAAAATCCCTTAACATGTTCTTTTTCTCTCTCCAGAAATTCATAAGGAATAAGCAATGGGAAATATGCATTCTCATGTCCTGTCTCTTTAAACTTATCATCAAGTATGCTCTTAATTCTCTCCCAAATAGCATATCCATAAGGCATAATAACCATACAACCTTTAACAGGACTGTAATCAATAAGTTTTGCCTTTTGCACTATATCTAAATACCACTTAGAAAACTCTTCTTCCTTTGAAGAAATAAAATCACCCATAAACTTCACCTTCTTTGAAAAATTTTAGAAATCCTAATTATAAGAAACAACATAATTTGCATTGAAAAGCAAAAAATTTCTTTTGTTTTATAATTAATAACATTTTGCCTATAATCATCCAGCCATGCTATTTAGATCTCTAATCTGAACACCGTAATTTAACCAATAAGAAAATAGTAAAAACGCTAAATAAGAATCATACATTAAAAATATGTCTTTAAAAAGCATGTAAAAAAATAAAAAGTAGCCTTATCAACTTGTAAGTCAAATCTATACTTAGATTTATATTTATATTAAAAATATGTCAAACATATTTTTAATATAAATCTTTGCTCTAATATTTATTTTATAAGTTGCAAAAATATGTTTATATTTTACAATAAATATTGGGAAAAAATATGTAGAACAATACTTATAGGTTTAACTATAATACCATGCCAAAAATTTAGACTAAAAAATAACTTCAGGAATGCCACAAATAACTCTCTACCCGCCAGTTCCAAAAAACCAAAATTAAATTTTATTGATATTAATAACTTCCCAAGTTACTACATTTCAAAACTTAACCAAAAGTTGATATCACCTAATAAAATACAAGCAAATAAATCTAATTTTCATGACTCAAAATTGTCAGAAACATGTTGATATGAAAAAAATTTTAACACTCAAAATATACAAAATAAAAAAAATTATAAAAATATCAACTACTAGAGAATCCATTAATATCTTACTTTTTATGAAATATAATTTTAAGAATTATGCACACCTAATCAGAAGACATAAGTTGAAGGAGAATTTATGAAAACATTATTAAAACTGATTATGATTTTTTTAACAAGTTTATCTGTTGCAACAACACTTGATCCAACGGCTCTTAATAGAATATTAAACAAGCAACAAGCACAACAAAGCACATTCGGAATAGGATTTGGAATTGGCAATCCCATAGTCAATATCATTATTAATTTCCCATATGTAGAAATAAACCTTGGATATGGGGGCTTTAATGGATTACATCCTAACAATTTCATACCTTATATTATTTTCGGAACTGATGCCCTATTTAAAGAAGAAATTTATGAAAATACAATGATCGCCGGTGGAATTGGTATAGGAGTTGACTTATCTCAAATAAAATCAAATGAGCAAGATGCTTCAAATATAGCCGGAAAAAATAATACAACCAAACAAGAGGAATTTTCAATAACCTCATCTAACAATAGATTGGGCATTGTGCTTAGGCTTCCTATTATATTGGAATACAGTTTCTTTAAAAAGATTGTAATAGGCTTTAAGGCTGTAACAACAATTGGCGGAACAATGATATTCAACCCCACATCAACGGAAGGAATCAGATTCGCATTTTTTGGTTTTGGATTCATAAAAATATACATGTAAAGGAAAATTAATGGAAAAAAACGCTCAAAAAATATTTATATTATTATTAATATTTGGCTTATACCATTTTGCATTCTCTCAATCTAATGAAACTTATTCCATTAAATGCCAACAAGAAGATGATGGGATCATCTGCACCACAAATGATAAACCTATCCCTCCAAAGCCTCAACCAGCCCCTCCAAAACCTCAACCTCAACCTCAACCAGCCCCTCCAAAACCTCAACCTCAACCAGCCCCTCCAAAACCTCAACCTCAACCCACTCCTCCAAAATCCCAACCAAACATTACCACAAATCCCCACGCAATGAAAATCAAAAAACATCCTTATTCATTTGCAGCAGGAACAGGAATTGGAAATCCTCTTATCAATCTTTTAATCTCGGTTCCATATGTAGACATAGATCTTGGATATGGTAGTTTCTTATACTTCAACTCTACAAATTTTAAACCTTACAATTTAATTGCCATTGATCTAATTTTCAGACAACAAATAGGAAAATCTTTCATAGTTGGAGGGGGCTTTGGAGTTGGGGCAGACTGGTCCCAAGCAAATCTAACTTCCCCTGGAAGTAAACAACCTGCTCCTTATGACAGAATAGCAATAGCAACCAGATTACCTTTATCAATAGAATATAAAATTATAAAAAATTTATCATTAGGATTTAAAATTTATCCTACACTAGGTCCAACAATATTTCTCACAAAACCAAAAATAGTGTTTGAAGGAATGAGATTTAAATTTTTCTCAATTGGGTTCATCAAAGTTTTAATATAAATAATAAACTTTACTAAAGTCAAAATACCAACATTTTACTATAAAGATAGTGCAATAAAAATTACTCCATTTCCACAAATTAATAATTCTTTACCACAATTCCCTATAAATACGCTTTCTCCCCTCTTAAGGCAAAATTTATTATTAATCTGAATTGCCCCATTCAAGACTAATAGTATCATTACACCATCTCTTTTAAAGCAAATCCTTCCATTTATATCTCTTTGAAATAAACTTAAATTAGTACCCGGCAGCTTAAATACATTAAAATCATTAATATTCTCACCCCTTAATAATGAAAACATTCCCTCTTCAAACTTACCAACCTTAAGCATTTCATCCTTGTCAATATACTTAGTAGTAAGACCTGCCCTAATCACATTGTCAGAATTAGTCATAAGTTCAAGACACTCGCCCTTAAGATAAGCATGAACTTCTTGACTCTCTGTATAAATCACCTCACCTGGATTTAATTTAAAAATATGCATTCCTAAAAATACCAAAAGACCAATATCTGCCCCATAAATCTTATAAATCTCATTAAACCAATAAGCTCTAAAATCATCTATGGAGCCTAAATTTTCTTTCACTTTATTAATAGCATCCTCAATGGCAAACTTTTGCAAACTAAATATAGTTTTTATAAATTCTTTATGTGTTGTAAAATGAAAATCTAATTTCAATTTTTTATATATACTCTCAATTTCAAGGAAAGGTAAAAATCCCTTAAGAGCATAAAAATCACTTAATGCATAAACAAGTTCTATCTTTGGATTTTCATCCTTATAAATTCTTTTAAAATCATTAATATCTATTCCCCTATCATTCTCAAGTTTAAAGCCCTTTAAAGCAATATTTTTTGAAGGATGTATTTGAATTGATAAAGGCCTTTGAGCTGAGAGCACCTTAAATAAAAATGATAATTCACTCTCACATCCCAAAAGATCTTTATGACTTTCTAAAAAATCACAAAGAGGAATGTACTGACCATCAACTACTATCTTACTAGAAAATGTCTTATGTGCTCCAAGCCACATCTCAGCTTTAGGCAACCCATCTTCCCTTTGTCCCAAAAGAGAGGGGATGAAACTAATTCCACCCCAATCATATTTCTTAATTTCATTTCTCATCAAAAATATATTATCAACGCTCATTTAGATGCCTTGACTTTTAAAGATTTTAAAAAGATAACCAAACTTGTTGCAACAGCAACTCCAACAGCTATTGCAATAATAAATCCCAATTTGTTATCAACCACAGGAAGAACTATTGGTCCTCCATGCGGAGCATGGTCTGCAACGCCTAAAAATGCCGCAATAATACTTGCAACAGCACCTCCAAGCACTATTGAAGGCAATACTCTTGCAGGATCACTAGCAGCAAAAGGAATAGCACCTTCGCTAATACCAATAAAAGAAATTAAGAACGATATTTTTCCAGACTCTCTCTCTTCCTCTTCAAATAATTTAGGCATAAGCAGAGTAGCAAGTCCCATAGCCATAGGGGGAACAGGAATAGCTGATGCGACCATACCCATTATTTGTGGAACTTGAGGAATCATACCAACACCAAAAAGGAATGCAACTTTATTAAAAGGCCCTCCCATATCAATTGCGACCATAGCACCAAGTATTAATCCAAGAAATAACTTCCCTACAATACCATAAGTTTCTGAATTATTCTGGAGCGATTTAAGACCATTCTCAAGCAATTCCATAAATTGGCCGATATAAATACCCCCATAAATCATGAAAAGCCCAATAATAACAGTACTGATTAACGGAATTACAAATATAGGCATCACGGGTCTAAGCCATTCAGGAATCTTTCTTCTTGCTATCCATCTAGCAACAAAACCCGCCATAAATCCTACAAGTATTGCCCCTAAAAATCCTGCCTTAACATCTCTGGCAAGAACACCCCCCACAAGACCTGGTGCAAGACCCGGCTTATCGGCAATTGCCATAGCAATAAACCCTGAAAGCACTGGCAACATCATACCAAAAGCCACAGCACCAATATCTGTGATTGTCTTATAAAAAGGATACTCATCAAAATTTGGACCATCAGAACCAATTCCTGCAAAGGATATTCCAAGAGCTATTAAAATACCACCACTTGCTACAATTGGAACCATAGGAGAAACACCGCTCATTAAATACTTATAAAAACCAGACTTACCCTTACCAGACTTATCTTTAAGAGTATGAATATTTTTGTAATGTAATACTGGCGCACTAAAGGCTTCTTTAATAACATTTCCTACATTATTGATAGTCTTTGCAGTTGAAACCTTATAAACTCTCTTTCCATCAAATCTCTCTTCATCAATATCCTTGTCCACCGCAAGTATTACAACATCAGCATCTTTAATATCCGTCTCTGTTAAAGGATTATCAATGCCAATAGAACCCTGAGTCTCAACTTTAATGTTGTATCCTTGTCTTTTAACCTCAACTTCAAGCTTCTTAGCAGCAATATATGTATGAGCAACTCCCACAGGACAAGCACACACAGCAACTACTTTTTCTAACTTAGAAGCATTTGAAGTATCATCTGTAAAAGTTTTATCGACATTTTCTATATAAGAATAAATTTCATCAGGACTATTTATAACCTTTAACATATTTTTAAAATCATCATTTTCGAATAATTTGGCTATGAAAGCTATTGACTTAATATGGGCACCACCTTGCTGGCTTTTTGACATACAAATTAAAAATATTAAATTAACAGGAGGATTATCATCAGACCATTTTATGCCATCACCTTTTATATAAAGCAATGAAATAAAACTTGAACTTACAACATCTCCTATAAAATGCGGAATAGCAACTCCATTTTCCCAAGATGTATCACCAATATTTTCTCTATCAAGTAAGCCCTGAAGAAATCTAGCTCTATCATGTGTATAACCTCTTTTACTTACTTGATCAACTAAAAAATTAATTGCCTCAGCCTTGGAACTTATTTCATTAGATACAAAAATAAGTTCCTTCTTTAAATAATTTAAAAACATAACCTCTAACCTCCTAAGTACTTAATTCAATTCTATCATAGTACAAACAACCTAGATTCCCCCCCTCTTCTTTATTTTCAAATTATTTTATATTATTTAAATTGATTTAATGATGAAAAAAATAATCGAATTTTATTTTTTACTGCTATGTGCCAGTTTATACTCTTCAAATAATGAAGTACAAAAGATAGATGAAACAAATAATAAAGAAAGTTTACAATCAACTAATCTTGAAAATAATTTTTTCTCAGTAGAGAGAGGATTTATATATTCAACAGGAACGGGGCTTGGAACAGGATTTTTTCTAAATTCAAAAATAAATCACATACTATTTAGACCCTATTACATATTTGCCATTAACAATATTGATTTCTTAGCTACTTGTATGATTCTAATGATTGAAGACTATAACATATCCAAAAAAGTTAAATATTCAAGCTCTTACATTGGCATAGGAATAAACTGGCATATTATAAATTTATCTAAAAAAATAAAATATTTATCTTCTACCATGGGTATTGGGGGACGATTTTACCTTTCAACAAACTTAATAGGAGATCTTAAATTTTATAGCAAATTACCTTATGTAATAGAGCCATACATATTCTTTGAATTCTCTACAAAAAAAGCTATATCTTATTTAAACATCTATTCAAAAATTGAGTGTTTATTTATTGATACATTCAATATTTCTTTTGATTTTGGTATTAGATATAATCT from Borrelia hermsii DAH includes these protein-coding regions:
- a CDS encoding DUF3996 domain-containing protein, with amino-acid sequence MEKNAQKIFILLLIFGLYHFAFSQSNETYSIKCQQEDDGIICTTNDKPIPPKPQPAPPKPQPQPQPAPPKPQPQPAPPKPQPQPTPPKSQPNITTNPHAMKIKKHPYSFAAGTGIGNPLINLLISVPYVDIDLGYGSFLYFNSTNFKPYNLIAIDLIFRQQIGKSFIVGGGFGVGADWSQANLTSPGSKQPAPYDRIAIATRLPLSIEYKIIKNLSLGFKIYPTLGPTIFLTKPKIVFEGMRFKFFSIGFIKVLI
- a CDS encoding DUF3996 domain-containing protein — encoded protein: MKTLLKLIMIFLTSLSVATTLDPTALNRILNKQQAQQSTFGIGFGIGNPIVNIIINFPYVEINLGYGGFNGLHPNNFIPYIIFGTDALFKEEIYENTMIAGGIGIGVDLSQIKSNEQDASNIAGKNNTTKQEEFSITSSNNRLGIVLRLPIILEYSFFKKIVIGFKAVTTIGGTMIFNPTSTEGIRFAFFGFGFIKIYM
- a CDS encoding dicarboxylate/amino acid:cation symporter is translated as MNTKIKFYLTIFAGILLGLFLPSEAYNTLSHIFIRLAYLSLIPFLIFSIPLGIENIIENKKFKKLFVKTIYYGMLINIVGVIISIAVATIYLPQRIPILDKNIQNLYMFDKTELLETFFPKNIFTILTNNNPNLLSIYIISIIIGTSFYYAKQKGRIARELILSISNLFYNANGIVVEILHFGIIFITAAYTTNLKNFKNYQYYIDSIIFLSLWTIIIILIIIPMISYRLTKNFKLSYKNILISIQNIIFAGLTMDTYVPYSVLIEDIKNERINIKKSIITNIPIINFISKSGTIFISTISFFIILKSYSSLPISIYEISYMSILAFLFIFAFPHIPNSLIYIITMLCSTYTKGIELSYSNIIPILPILTSLALMIDFTSNIAIMQIVDFNELQDT
- the proS gene encoding proline--tRNA ligase produces the protein MGDFISSKEEEFSKWYLDIVQKAKLIDYSPVKGCMVIMPYGYAIWERIKSILDDKFKETGHENAYFPLLIPYEFLEREKEHVKGFSPELAVITTAGGEELAEPLVLRPTSETIIWNMYSKWIKSYRDLPVKINQWANIIRWEKRTRPFLRTTEFLWQEGHTAHETAKEALEETLFILNLYKRFVEDYLAIPVFCGQKTEREKFAGAVSTYTIEALMQDKKALQAGTSHYLGLNFAKAFDVKFQNKKGEMDYVFATSWGVSTRLIGALIMVHSDNKGLILPPKIAPIEIIIVPIFKRDGDANQKILEYSIIIFNLLKEAKFRVELDRDVKNSPGFRFAAAELKGIPIRIEIGSNDIFMNCVTVARRDKDKNSKYQVSVEELSSKIRHELDIMQCELFNRALEFRNLHTKEIIGFKENDYDIFKTCINEHLGFVLSSWCGSEVCEESIKNDTKATIRCIPEDFQNRPLNGLTCIYCNAAAKHLVLFARSY
- the manA gene encoding mannose-6-phosphate isomerase, class I — encoded protein: MSVDNIFLMRNEIKKYDWGGISFIPSLLGQREDGLPKAEMWLGAHKTFSSKIVVDGQYIPLCDFLESHKDLLGCESELSFLFKVLSAQRPLSIQIHPSKNIALKGFKLENDRGIDINDFKRIYKDENPKIELVYALSDFYALKGFLPFLEIESIYKKLKLDFHFTTHKEFIKTIFSLQKFAIEDAINKVKENLGSIDDFRAYWFNEIYKIYGADIGLLVFLGMHIFKLNPGEVIYTESQEVHAYLKGECLELMTNSDNVIRAGLTTKYIDKDEMLKVGKFEEGMFSLLRGENINDFNVFKLPGTNLSLFQRDINGRICFKRDGVMILLVLNGAIQINNKFCLKRGESVFIGNCGKELLICGNGVIFIALSL
- a CDS encoding fructose-specific PTS transporter subunit EIIC; the protein is MFLNYLKKELIFVSNEISSKAEAINFLVDQVSKRGYTHDRARFLQGLLDRENIGDTSWENGVAIPHFIGDVVSSSFISLLYIKGDGIKWSDDNPPVNLIFLICMSKSQQGGAHIKSIAFIAKLFENDDFKNMLKVINSPDEIYSYIENVDKTFTDDTSNASKLEKVVAVCACPVGVAHTYIAAKKLEVEVKRQGYNIKVETQGSIGIDNPLTETDIKDADVVILAVDKDIDEERFDGKRVYKVSTAKTINNVGNVIKEAFSAPVLHYKNIHTLKDKSGKGKSGFYKYLMSGVSPMVPIVASGGILIALGISFAGIGSDGPNFDEYPFYKTITDIGAVAFGMMLPVLSGFIAMAIADKPGLAPGLVGGVLARDVKAGFLGAILVGFMAGFVARWIARRKIPEWLRPVMPIFVIPLISTVIIGLFMIYGGIYIGQFMELLENGLKSLQNNSETYGIVGKLFLGLILGAMVAIDMGGPFNKVAFLFGVGMIPQVPQIMGMVASAIPVPPMAMGLATLLMPKLFEEEERESGKISFLISFIGISEGAIPFAASDPARVLPSIVLGGAVASIIAAFLGVADHAPHGGPIVLPVVDNKLGFIIAIAVGVAVATSLVIFLKSLKVKASK